The stretch of DNA CCGGGTAATGCTCTGTTTTGAAGCAGCTTACAGAGTAGTCAGCAGGTAGATAGACCGGCTACCACACCTTCACTAGCCTATCTTCCGTCTAATCCCTGCTTCGGCGGCGCAGTGGGCTTCTCCGGCGCTGGGTTAGTGGCTATGGCAGCTGGAGCTGACGCCTGAGCTTTCAGTGCGCCCAGCGCAGCGTCCAGCGTGGTGTCCTGGCCTTTACTGGTCAGGGCTGCAATGTCGGTGGGGGCCAGAATGTCGGGGGTGATCCGGTCAGGCAGGGGGTTGTCGGCAGCGTCAAAGGCCTTCAGGATGGTCAGCCCCAGTACGCCGCCATCGGGTAGGGGCCTGAAGTTGACGCCGCTGTTGCCGACGCCGCGTGTCACTTCGCCAATGGCGGTAGCTCCAGACAACCGGGCATAGTGAGTGAACACTTCTGCACACGAGGCGGTATTCGGGCCAATTAGCAGGGCCACTGGCTGTTTCCACACAGCCCAGTCTGGGCGGGCCATCCGCGCTACCGGCGACATAACCTCATCTCCAAGCAGGCCGCCGTAGGTAAAGCCGCCACGCTCGAAGCGGGCGCGGTACACGGTAGGGCCAAAGACACTGCTGGCCGCCACGCATTCGTTCAGGCTGCCGCCACCGTTGTAGCGGAGGTCTACGATCAGTGCTTCAGCGCCCGCCCGCTTGGCCTCGCCCACCCGCGCCAGAAACAGTTCGGCGCTGTCGGAGGACAGGAAGGTGGGGTACTGAATCAGCGCCGTGCGTCCACCCTCGCCCACCCAACTCAGGGTCGGTTCGTCGCGGGCCTGCAAATTTTGGGGCGTGAGGGTCAGGTTGCGCTCTGGGGTTCCTGCACGCCGCACCGTTACCGTGATCGGCATGTTGGCCCGCTCGAGCCGCACAAATTCGGTGGGGCCAATCGGCTGATCTGTTCCGGCCTGCTCGTCATTGACCTGGGTCAGCAGA from Deinococcus sp. QL22 encodes:
- a CDS encoding S41 family peptidase, coding for MPQLRRVPALLVALTWGLASASPATDLFDTVTKALETGYYGWSTVDRVALAQKYAPILAERCEAQAEACDFGTGRAVITDMLKELGDAHTNVRDAEGAERLAEVSQNKSVPRTGARVSRVAGGLLVVSVMPGSPAERAGVRRFDLLTQVNDEQAGTDQPIGPTEFVRLERANMPITVTVRRAGTPERNLTLTPQNLQARDEPTLSWVGEGGRTALIQYPTFLSSDSAELFLARVGEAKRAGAEALIVDLRYNGGGSLNECVAASSVFGPTVYRARFERGGFTYGGLLGDEVMSPVARMARPDWAVWKQPVALLIGPNTASCAEVFTHYARLSGATAIGEVTRGVGNSGVNFRPLPDGGVLGLTILKAFDAADNPLPDRITPDILAPTDIAALTSKGQDTTLDAALGALKAQASAPAAIATNPAPEKPTAPPKQGLDGR